A stretch of Myxococcus hansupus DNA encodes these proteins:
- a CDS encoding cytochrome c3 family protein codes for MSGPLFPRWTNTVSRLSAAALLAVPAIGIGGLMAYVRSPYVTGQQRPVEQPIEFDHRHHAGDEQIDCRYCHWSVEEAPSAGIPSTTVCMSCHAQVWNKSPYLTKVREAFFSDMPIPWIRVHNLPDFVYFNHSIHVAKGVGCATCHGRVDQMAAVEQVAPLTMAWCLDCHRNPEPHLRPTEFITSMTWTPPEDKTKAADLGRQLAEAYDVHSRESCSTCHR; via the coding sequence ATGAGCGGCCCTCTCTTCCCACGTTGGACGAACACGGTGTCGCGGCTGTCCGCCGCGGCGCTCCTTGCCGTGCCGGCCATCGGCATCGGCGGCCTCATGGCCTATGTGCGCTCGCCGTACGTCACTGGCCAGCAGCGACCCGTCGAACAGCCGATCGAGTTCGATCACCGCCACCACGCGGGTGATGAGCAGATCGACTGTCGGTACTGTCACTGGTCCGTCGAGGAGGCGCCCTCCGCGGGCATCCCCTCCACCACGGTGTGCATGTCCTGCCACGCGCAGGTCTGGAACAAGAGCCCGTACCTGACCAAGGTTCGCGAGGCCTTCTTCTCCGACATGCCCATTCCGTGGATCCGGGTGCACAACCTCCCGGACTTCGTCTACTTCAACCACTCCATCCACGTGGCCAAGGGCGTCGGCTGCGCCACCTGCCACGGCCGCGTCGATCAGATGGCCGCGGTCGAGCAGGTCGCGCCGCTCACCATGGCCTGGTGCCTGGATTGCCACCGCAATCCGGAGCCCCACCTGCGGCCGACCGAGTTCATCACCTCGATGACCTGGACCCCGCCCGAAGACAAGACCAAGGCCGCTGACCTGGGTCGCCAGTTGGCAGAAGCGTACGACGTCCACTCGCGCGAGAGCTGCTCCACATGCCACCGATGA
- a CDS encoding HNH endonuclease: MSQAKRRKILGIIETDNTFERATHRDREAWLGKCLHCNAHLWVGLDGEPISRATIEHILPKTAGGTEALTNLGLACARCNQGKGSRHDLRYHRDARARELVERLLARRRERWRPPEADEDDDET, encoded by the coding sequence GTGAGTCAGGCCAAGCGTCGAAAGATTCTGGGTATCATCGAAACAGATAATACCTTCGAGCGAGCCACCCACCGGGACCGCGAGGCGTGGCTCGGCAAGTGCTTGCACTGCAACGCGCACTTATGGGTCGGCCTGGATGGCGAGCCGATCAGCCGCGCCACCATCGAGCACATCCTCCCGAAGACGGCCGGCGGAACGGAGGCGCTGACCAACCTGGGCCTGGCGTGCGCCCGGTGCAATCAGGGCAAGGGCTCCCGGCATGACCTCCGCTACCACCGGGACGCACGGGCCCGGGAGCTGGTGGAGCGGCTTCTGGCCCGCCGCCGTGAGCGCTGGCGGCCGCCCGAGGCCGACGAGGACGACGACGAGACGTGA
- the pdeM gene encoding ligase-associated DNA damage response endonuclease PdeM, producing the protein MDSRRCQVRVADTALELLPERALYWPDTGTLAVADLHWGKTESFQQHGIPLPTGVLEDDLARLSAALTATGARRLLLLGDLIHSREGITPALVERLARWRETHAHVACVLVRGNHDRHLKTLPESWRLDVRETHADEGPFRFAHHPEPAAGRYVWAGHLHPMVRLGGRGDSLRLPCFHVGPGVGVLPAFSAFTGGANVTRRAGDRIFAIASPAVVEV; encoded by the coding sequence ATGGACTCGCGAAGATGCCAGGTCCGCGTAGCGGACACCGCGCTGGAGCTGCTCCCCGAGCGGGCCCTCTACTGGCCCGACACCGGAACCCTGGCCGTGGCGGACCTCCACTGGGGCAAGACGGAGAGCTTCCAGCAGCACGGCATCCCCCTGCCCACCGGCGTGCTGGAGGACGACCTGGCCCGCCTGTCCGCCGCGCTCACCGCCACCGGAGCCCGCCGGCTGCTCCTGCTGGGGGACCTCATCCACTCGCGCGAGGGCATCACCCCCGCCCTGGTCGAGCGGCTCGCCCGCTGGCGTGAGACACACGCGCACGTGGCGTGCGTGCTCGTGCGGGGCAACCACGACCGGCACCTGAAGACGCTGCCCGAAAGCTGGCGCCTGGACGTGCGGGAGACACACGCAGACGAAGGCCCCTTCCGCTTCGCCCACCACCCGGAGCCCGCGGCAGGGCGCTACGTGTGGGCAGGTCACCTCCATCCCATGGTGCGACTGGGCGGAAGAGGCGACAGCCTGCGGCTTCCCTGCTTCCATGTAGGTCCCGGCGTGGGCGTGCTTCCGGCATTCAGCGCATTCACCGGCGGGGCCAACGTCACCCGCCGCGCGGGCGATCGCATCTTCGCCATCGCCAGCCCCGCGGTCGTCGAGGTGTAG
- a CDS encoding ligase-associated DNA damage response DEXH box helicase → MPAGRPRSLRAQIAASRKALRAATEPPAPQPPREPRRPRGRRPPRTQAEHPQAPLDRLRGWFHAKGWTPYPFQEEAWAAHARGESGLIHVPTGAGKTYAAYLGPLAEVAERGQPGLQLLYVTPLRAVSRDVEKALREPLEVLDADISVESRTGDTSSSVRQRQREQLPQVLITTPESLCVLLTHERAAEMFASLRSVIVDEWHEMLGSKRGSQLELALARLRHFAPGLRTWALSATLANLDEAARHAVGTRQTPTRVSASLERPVAVETLLPESVDAFPWAGHLGFSMLARVATWLDAERSTLIFTNTRAQAERWFEGLRFARPEWEHLIALHHGSIDREERERVEGGLKEGSLRIVVCTSSLDLGVDFGPVERVVQVGSPKGIGRTMQRAGRSAHRPGATCHILFVPTHALELVEMAAAKDALLRREVEARTPPDKPLDVLAQHLVTCALGGGFTPDALRDEVRTAAAFASLTDEEFAWTLSLVREGSPTLRAYPEFRRVVEHEGRCVVADARVARMHRLNIGTITSDAVVQLRYWSGGRLGSVEESYVSRLKPGDTFIFAGKKLEFSSIQDMTAYVRPAKTKVTQTPRWGGSRLPLSSSLAAAVRRTLDAARQGDVTSDELAAAWPVLDAQARLSRIPAADILLAETCQTRDGHHLFLYPFEGRLVHEGLAALLALRLTRLRKATFTLSVNDYGLELLTPAPFPFDEVLQPSLFTREHLEADVLESVNVGELSKRQFRDIARIAGLVLPGLPGARKSSRQVQASASLLHDVFAKYDPDNLLLVQARREVLEQQFEEGRLERTLERLQATPLEFLHVRRPTPLGFPLVVERISASLSSESLLERVERMKERWTREDARSA, encoded by the coding sequence ATGCCAGCGGGTAGGCCTCGCTCGCTGCGGGCGCAAATCGCCGCCAGCCGAAAGGCCCTGCGCGCCGCCACCGAGCCGCCCGCGCCCCAACCTCCGCGTGAGCCCCGGCGCCCTCGCGGCAGGCGGCCTCCTCGAACCCAGGCGGAGCACCCACAAGCCCCCCTGGACAGGCTTCGAGGCTGGTTCCACGCGAAGGGGTGGACGCCCTATCCATTCCAGGAGGAAGCCTGGGCCGCCCATGCGCGCGGCGAAAGCGGCCTCATCCACGTGCCCACCGGCGCGGGCAAGACGTACGCGGCCTACCTGGGCCCGCTCGCGGAGGTGGCGGAGCGGGGGCAGCCCGGGCTTCAGCTCCTTTATGTCACGCCGCTGCGCGCGGTGTCCCGGGACGTGGAGAAGGCCCTGAGGGAGCCCCTCGAGGTGCTGGACGCGGACATCTCCGTGGAGAGCCGCACGGGTGACACGTCTTCCTCGGTGCGCCAGCGCCAGCGGGAGCAACTGCCCCAGGTGCTCATCACCACGCCGGAGTCGCTCTGCGTCCTGCTCACGCACGAGCGGGCCGCGGAGATGTTCGCGTCGCTGCGCTCCGTCATCGTGGACGAGTGGCACGAGATGCTCGGCTCCAAGCGGGGCTCGCAGTTGGAGCTGGCGTTGGCCCGGCTGCGCCACTTCGCGCCGGGCCTGCGCACCTGGGCGCTGTCCGCCACGCTGGCCAACCTCGACGAGGCCGCCCGTCACGCCGTGGGCACCCGCCAGACGCCCACCCGGGTCAGCGCGTCACTGGAGCGACCCGTGGCCGTGGAGACGCTGCTCCCCGAATCCGTGGACGCGTTTCCCTGGGCGGGGCACCTGGGCTTCTCCATGCTGGCCCGCGTGGCCACGTGGCTGGACGCGGAGCGCTCCACGCTCATCTTCACCAACACCCGCGCCCAGGCCGAACGCTGGTTCGAAGGCCTGCGCTTCGCCCGGCCGGAGTGGGAACACCTCATCGCGCTCCACCACGGGTCCATCGACCGCGAGGAGCGCGAGCGCGTGGAGGGCGGCCTCAAGGAAGGCTCGCTGCGCATCGTGGTGTGCACCTCGTCGCTAGACTTGGGCGTGGACTTCGGCCCCGTGGAGCGCGTGGTGCAGGTGGGCAGCCCCAAGGGCATTGGCCGAACGATGCAACGCGCGGGGCGCAGCGCCCACCGCCCGGGCGCCACCTGCCACATCCTCTTCGTCCCCACGCACGCGCTGGAGCTGGTGGAGATGGCCGCCGCCAAGGACGCGCTCCTGCGCCGCGAGGTGGAGGCCCGCACGCCGCCCGACAAGCCGTTGGATGTGCTGGCGCAGCACCTGGTGACGTGTGCCCTGGGTGGCGGCTTCACGCCGGACGCCCTGCGCGACGAGGTGCGCACCGCGGCGGCCTTCGCCAGCCTCACGGACGAGGAGTTCGCGTGGACCCTGTCCCTGGTCCGCGAAGGCAGCCCGACGCTGCGCGCCTATCCCGAGTTCCGGCGCGTGGTGGAGCACGAGGGCCGCTGCGTCGTCGCGGACGCGCGCGTGGCCCGCATGCACCGCCTCAACATCGGCACCATCACCTCCGACGCGGTGGTGCAGCTCCGCTATTGGAGCGGCGGCCGGCTGGGCAGCGTGGAGGAGTCCTACGTCAGCCGCCTCAAGCCGGGCGACACGTTCATCTTCGCGGGGAAGAAGCTGGAGTTCAGCAGCATCCAGGACATGACCGCGTACGTGCGGCCCGCGAAGACGAAAGTCACGCAGACGCCGCGCTGGGGTGGCAGCCGCCTGCCCTTGTCCAGCTCACTGGCCGCCGCCGTGCGCCGGACGCTGGATGCCGCGCGGCAGGGCGACGTCACGTCGGACGAGCTGGCCGCGGCGTGGCCCGTGCTGGATGCCCAGGCCCGACTGTCCCGCATCCCCGCCGCGGACATCCTGCTGGCGGAGACGTGCCAGACGCGAGACGGGCACCACCTCTTCCTCTACCCCTTCGAGGGGCGGCTGGTGCACGAGGGCCTGGCGGCGCTGCTGGCCCTGCGGCTCACGCGACTGCGCAAGGCCACCTTCACCCTGTCGGTGAACGACTACGGCCTGGAGCTGCTGACGCCCGCGCCGTTCCCCTTCGACGAGGTGCTGCAGCCCTCACTCTTCACGCGCGAACACCTGGAAGCGGACGTCCTGGAGAGCGTCAACGTGGGCGAGCTGTCCAAGCGCCAGTTCCGCGACATCGCGCGCATCGCGGGGCTGGTGCTGCCAGGACTGCCCGGCGCACGGAAGTCCTCGCGGCAGGTCCAGGCCAGCGCGTCGCTGCTCCACGACGTGTTCGCGAAGTACGACCCGGACAACCTCCTGCTCGTCCAGGCGCGCCGCGAGGTGCTGGAGCAGCAGTTCGAGGAGGGCCGCCTGGAGCGGACCCTGGAGCGGCTTCAGGCCACGCCCCTGGAGTTCCTCCACGTCCGAAGACCCACGCCCCTGGGCTTCCCGCTCGTCGTCGAGCGCATCAGCGCGAGCCTGTCCAGCGAGTCCCTGCTGGAGCGGGTGGAGCGCATGAAGGAGCGATGGACTCGCGAAGATGCCAGGTCCGCGTAG
- a CDS encoding ATP-dependent DNA ligase, which produces MRRLADLYETLDQTTSTNAKVEALARYFQAAPPEDAAWALYFLTGQKLKRLIPTKLLTGWTQELTDIPGWLFEEVYASVGDLAEVIALLLDARERPPRTEELPLSVWLEQRLLPLRQMDAAGQREQVVSWWHTMPRRELFLLNKMLTGELRVGVSSTLVVRALAQVTGLPAPSVAHRLMGTWTPSADFFRRLVSQDVSDGDSSRPYPFYLASPLEQAPTDLGARADWQVEWKWDGIRGQLIHRQGSVHLWSRGEELITERFPEIVDAASVLPEGTVLDGEVLAYEDGKPLPFAKLQRRIGRQKLTTKVLAEAPAAFMAYDLLELGGEDVRGLPLRERRAKLEALLKDSPQLPVSPIVGAQTWESLATARDGARERNVEGFMLKRLDSPYLTGRKRGDWWKWKIDPFTVDAVLLYAHPGHGRRSSLYTDYTFAVWNGTELQPVTKAYSGLTDAEIGRLDRWIRAHTREKYGPVRSVDPEQVFELHFEGIQSSPRHKCGVALRFPRIARWRTDKKPQDADTLDSLKELLHASG; this is translated from the coding sequence GTGCGGCGACTGGCCGACCTCTACGAAACGCTGGACCAGACCACGTCCACCAACGCCAAGGTGGAGGCGCTCGCGCGGTACTTCCAGGCGGCGCCGCCCGAGGACGCGGCGTGGGCGCTCTACTTCCTCACGGGCCAGAAGCTGAAGCGGCTCATCCCCACCAAGCTGCTGACGGGTTGGACGCAGGAGCTGACGGACATCCCGGGCTGGCTCTTCGAGGAGGTCTACGCCTCCGTGGGCGACCTCGCGGAGGTGATTGCCCTGCTGCTGGACGCCCGGGAGCGACCGCCGCGCACCGAGGAGCTGCCCCTGTCCGTCTGGCTCGAGCAACGCCTGCTGCCGCTGCGGCAGATGGACGCCGCGGGCCAACGTGAGCAGGTGGTGTCCTGGTGGCACACCATGCCCCGGCGCGAGCTGTTCCTGTTGAACAAGATGCTCACCGGCGAGCTGCGCGTGGGCGTGTCCTCCACGCTGGTGGTCCGCGCGCTGGCCCAGGTGACGGGGCTGCCCGCGCCCAGCGTGGCGCACCGGCTGATGGGAACGTGGACGCCCTCCGCCGACTTCTTCCGGCGGCTCGTGTCCCAGGACGTGTCGGACGGAGACAGCTCGAGGCCCTATCCCTTCTACCTCGCGTCGCCGCTGGAACAGGCGCCGACGGACCTTGGCGCGCGAGCGGACTGGCAGGTCGAGTGGAAGTGGGACGGCATCCGCGGCCAGCTCATCCACCGCCAGGGGAGCGTGCACCTGTGGAGCCGGGGCGAGGAGCTCATCACCGAGCGCTTCCCCGAAATCGTGGACGCGGCCAGCGTCCTGCCCGAGGGCACCGTGCTGGATGGCGAGGTGCTCGCGTACGAAGACGGCAAGCCCCTGCCCTTCGCGAAGCTGCAACGTCGCATTGGCCGGCAGAAGCTGACGACCAAGGTGCTGGCCGAGGCGCCCGCGGCCTTCATGGCCTACGACCTGCTGGAGCTGGGAGGCGAGGACGTGCGCGGGCTGCCGCTGCGCGAGCGCCGCGCGAAGCTGGAGGCCTTGCTGAAGGACTCGCCCCAACTTCCGGTGTCCCCCATCGTGGGCGCACAGACGTGGGAGTCCCTGGCCACGGCGCGCGACGGAGCCCGTGAGCGCAACGTCGAGGGCTTCATGCTCAAGCGCCTGGACTCGCCGTACCTCACCGGCCGCAAACGCGGCGACTGGTGGAAGTGGAAGATTGACCCGTTCACCGTGGACGCGGTGCTGCTGTACGCGCACCCGGGCCATGGCCGCCGCTCGTCGCTCTACACGGACTACACCTTCGCCGTGTGGAACGGGACGGAGCTCCAACCGGTGACGAAGGCCTACTCCGGCCTGACGGACGCGGAGATTGGCCGGCTGGACCGGTGGATTCGCGCGCACACGCGGGAGAAGTACGGCCCGGTGCGCTCGGTGGACCCCGAACAGGTGTTCGAGCTGCACTTCGAGGGCATCCAGTCCTCGCCTCGCCACAAGTGCGGCGTCGCGCTGCGCTTTCCCCGCATCGCCCGCTGGCGCACGGACAAGAAGCCCCAGGACGCCGACACGCTGGACTCGCTGAAGGAGCTGCTCCATGCCAGCGGGTAG
- a CDS encoding ligase-associated DNA damage response exonuclease gives MVRRGAPRYLKRALSASSSAPLMTVTPQGLYCAPGDFHVDPWRPVDRALITHAHGDHARTGSRRYLGARAGKGLLQRRLGEDATIDTLDYGERLNINGVTVSFHPAGHVLGSAQLRVEHGGETWVVSGDYKRAPDPTCAPFEPVPCDTFITESTFGLPIFRWDPAEQVAEDILRWWDANRAVGRASVLFCYALGKAQRLLAELAKLTDRAVFVHGALQSLLEVYRDAGIRMLPTQPVSEVEKGTSFAGALVLAPPSAGGSTWMRRFGEYETGFASGWMRVRGNRRRRGFDRGFVLSDHADWPDLLRSVEDSRAKRVLVTHGHSEPLARYLREHGVDAAPLATPFEGEAED, from the coding sequence GTGGTCCGTCGTGGTGCGCCTCGCTATCTGAAGAGGGCTTTGAGCGCCTCTTCTTCCGCTCCATTGATGACGGTGACGCCCCAGGGCCTCTACTGCGCTCCAGGCGACTTCCACGTCGACCCCTGGCGCCCCGTGGACCGGGCGCTCATCACCCACGCGCACGGCGACCATGCCCGAACTGGCAGCCGCCGCTATCTGGGCGCGCGGGCAGGCAAGGGGCTCCTGCAGCGGCGGCTGGGAGAAGACGCCACCATCGACACGCTCGACTACGGCGAGCGGCTGAACATCAACGGCGTCACCGTCAGCTTCCATCCGGCCGGCCATGTCCTGGGCAGCGCGCAACTGCGCGTCGAGCACGGCGGCGAAACGTGGGTCGTCTCCGGCGACTACAAGCGCGCGCCCGACCCGACGTGCGCGCCCTTCGAGCCCGTGCCCTGCGACACCTTCATCACCGAGTCCACCTTCGGCCTGCCCATCTTCCGGTGGGACCCGGCGGAGCAGGTGGCGGAGGACATCTTGCGTTGGTGGGACGCCAACCGCGCGGTGGGACGCGCGTCGGTGTTGTTCTGCTACGCCCTGGGCAAGGCGCAGCGGCTGCTCGCGGAGCTGGCGAAGCTGACGGACCGCGCCGTCTTCGTCCATGGCGCCCTCCAGTCCCTGCTGGAGGTGTATCGGGACGCGGGCATCCGCATGCTGCCCACGCAGCCGGTGTCGGAAGTGGAGAAGGGCACCTCGTTCGCCGGCGCGCTGGTGCTGGCGCCGCCGAGCGCGGGCGGCTCCACCTGGATGCGCCGCTTCGGTGAATACGAGACGGGCTTCGCGTCGGGCTGGATGCGCGTGCGTGGCAACCGCCGCCGCCGGGGCTTCGACCGGGGCTTCGTGCTGTCGGACCACGCGGACTGGCCAGACCTGCTGCGCTCGGTGGAGGACTCCCGGGCGAAGCGCGTGCTGGTGACACACGGCCATTCGGAGCCCCTGGCGCGCTACCTGCGCGAACACGGCGTGGATGCCGCGCCCCTGGCGACCCCCTTCGAAGGCGAGGCGGAGGACTGA